The following are from one region of the Paenibacillus sp. JZ16 genome:
- a CDS encoding YaaR family protein, which yields MKINPGFRPMKSELTVPDGNARPIQKRSFSDMMQQQGERATHEELSRQMREIAMQGDRLAKAMTVRELKAYKLMVRRFLEETVRRGVKMKETRGWDRRGRGKRYNVIDEVDSALLAMADELLDTEQGRIDLLNRVGEIRGMLINLVF from the coding sequence GTGAAGATCAATCCGGGCTTTCGGCCCATGAAAAGCGAACTCACGGTGCCGGATGGCAACGCCAGACCGATTCAGAAGCGATCGTTCTCGGATATGATGCAGCAGCAGGGAGAACGTGCGACCCATGAAGAGCTGAGTCGTCAAATGCGTGAAATTGCAATGCAAGGTGATCGATTGGCTAAGGCGATGACCGTTCGAGAGCTCAAAGCGTATAAATTGATGGTTCGCCGATTCCTGGAGGAAACGGTACGTCGCGGTGTGAAAATGAAAGAAACGCGCGGCTGGGACCGCCGGGGACGCGGAAAGCGGTATAATGTAATCGATGAAGTCGATTCTGCGCTGCTCGCAATGGCGGATGAACTGCTGGATACGGAGCAGGGGAGAATTGATCTGCTGAACCGAGTTGGTGAAATTCGAGGCATGCTGATCAATCTTGTATTCTAG
- the holB gene encoding DNA polymerase III subunit delta', giving the protein MSFNDIVGQETAKQLLQNALRRNAVSHAYLFSGPHGAGQMQTALTFAKALFCTELEDDACGQCLECRKVDHGNHPDLTLVEPDGASIKIDQIRDLQRIFSYRSENRNPKVYIIDRAEKMTTQAANSLLKFLEEPQAPAVAILIAENGQALLPTIQSRSQQVPFRALDPQMMEKVLVGEGYPAALVRCAVHLSSGLEECRKILSENWFAEIRNVVLQLGKESLNRSGSAIITASQKVFKTELSDHLDLLFSMFHLWFKDMIHVQYGRKESLVFIDQAEYISGHASARSTAQWVSYMDLAAECQKKLRYNVNGQLSLEQLLMGLGGNTPA; this is encoded by the coding sequence ATGTCTTTTAATGATATCGTAGGTCAAGAGACTGCGAAGCAACTGCTGCAAAATGCCTTGCGCCGTAATGCGGTCAGTCATGCCTATCTGTTTAGCGGCCCTCATGGTGCCGGACAGATGCAGACGGCGCTTACGTTTGCCAAGGCTTTGTTTTGTACGGAACTTGAAGACGATGCCTGCGGCCAATGTTTGGAATGCCGCAAGGTAGATCATGGCAACCATCCCGATCTTACATTGGTTGAGCCTGATGGAGCAAGCATTAAGATCGATCAGATTCGCGATCTTCAGCGTATATTCTCTTATCGATCGGAGAATCGCAATCCTAAGGTTTATATCATTGACCGGGCGGAGAAGATGACCACACAGGCAGCCAACAGCCTGCTGAAATTTTTGGAGGAACCCCAAGCGCCGGCTGTAGCGATTCTGATTGCCGAGAACGGACAGGCCCTTTTGCCCACCATTCAATCGAGATCCCAGCAGGTTCCATTCCGGGCTTTAGATCCGCAGATGATGGAGAAGGTTCTTGTAGGGGAAGGTTATCCTGCCGCACTTGTACGCTGCGCTGTTCACCTTTCATCAGGTCTTGAAGAGTGCAGGAAAATATTGAGTGAGAATTGGTTTGCAGAAATTAGAAACGTAGTGTTACAATTAGGGAAGGAGTCTTTGAACCGCAGCGGCTCAGCCATCATCACAGCGAGTCAAAAAGTGTTCAAAACCGAACTCTCAGATCATCTGGACCTATTGTTCAGTATGTTTCATTTATGGTTTAAGGACATGATCCATGTCCAGTATGGAAGGAAAGAGTCTCTCGTTTTCATAGATCAGGCAGAGTATATCTCTGGTCATGCATCAGCCCGCAGCACAGCACAGTGGGTGTCATACATGGATTTGGCCGCAGAGTGTCAGAAGAAGTTACGCTATAATGTCAATGGACAGCTCAGTTTAGAGCAGTTATTGATGGGTTTGGGCGGTAACACTCCGGCGTGA
- a CDS encoding PSP1 domain-containing protein, translating to MYSVVGVRFKKAGKIYYFDPLDLPVEKEQSVIVETARGIEYGQVVIGKKEVGESDVVLPLKKVIRIAGDSDARVVEENKQAAKDAFTTCLNKIRDHELKMKLVDVEFTFDRNKIIFYFTAEGRVDFRELVKDLASIFRTRIELRQIGVRDEAKMLGGLGPCGRVLCCSSWLGDFEPVSIKMAKDQSLSLNPTKISGLCGRLMCCLKFEHDNYESVKEELPSAGKMVVTSLGEGKVVGLNADKRTVHVQLFEIGKVKELPMDDVVIK from the coding sequence TTGTACAGTGTAGTAGGTGTCCGCTTTAAGAAGGCGGGCAAAATATATTACTTTGATCCGCTCGACCTGCCAGTGGAGAAGGAACAATCCGTCATTGTGGAAACCGCGAGAGGTATTGAGTATGGTCAAGTTGTGATAGGAAAGAAGGAGGTCGGTGAATCAGACGTTGTCCTTCCGCTCAAGAAGGTCATTCGGATCGCTGGTGATTCTGATGCCCGTGTGGTTGAAGAGAACAAACAAGCGGCTAAGGATGCATTCACCACCTGTTTAAATAAAATTCGGGATCACGAACTGAAAATGAAGCTGGTCGATGTGGAATTTACCTTTGACCGCAACAAAATCATTTTCTACTTCACGGCGGAAGGCCGTGTGGATTTCCGTGAGCTGGTCAAGGATCTGGCCAGTATATTCCGTACAAGAATCGAACTTCGCCAGATTGGAGTTCGCGATGAAGCAAAAATGCTCGGCGGTCTTGGACCTTGCGGACGCGTACTGTGCTGTTCCTCATGGCTTGGTGATTTTGAGCCGGTATCGATCAAGATGGCAAAGGATCAAAGCCTATCGCTCAATCCGACTAAAATTTCCGGGCTATGTGGAAGATTGATGTGCTGCCTGAAGTTTGAGCATGATAATTATGAAAGCGTGAAAGAAGAGCTTCCATCCGCTGGGAAAATGGTCGTTACTTCGCTTGGAGAAGGCAAAGTAGTCGGACTGAATGCGGATAAGCGGACGGTTCATGTTCAGCTGTTTGAAATTGGTAAGGTTAAGGAACTTCCAATGGATGACGTTGTCATCAAATAG
- the yabA gene encoding DNA replication initiation control protein YabA, with translation MEKKNIFVLIQELETQMGHIHSELGGLKLVIKELLEENHRLSLENEQLRKILKREVNPAELENPVALQPQPHVKDEEHEDVVGEGYDNLARLYHEGFHICNVYYGHLRTEGDCLFCLSFLNK, from the coding sequence TTGGAGAAGAAAAACATTTTTGTGCTCATTCAAGAGTTGGAAACACAGATGGGACATATACACAGTGAACTGGGTGGACTTAAGCTGGTCATCAAGGAACTGCTGGAAGAGAACCATCGCCTCAGTCTTGAAAATGAACAGCTCCGGAAAATTTTAAAGCGGGAAGTCAATCCGGCAGAATTGGAAAACCCAGTGGCTTTACAACCTCAGCCTCATGTGAAGGATGAGGAACATGAAGATGTGGTCGGCGAGGGATATGATAACCTGGCTCGGCTGTATCATGAAGGCTTCCACATCTGCAATGTCTATTACGGACATCTGCGGACGGAAGGGGATTGCCTGTTCTGCTTATCTTTTTTGAATAAATAA
- a CDS encoding tRNA1(Val) (adenine(37)-N6)-methyltransferase: MKLKEVLLQPSERIDDLLTHELGIIQSEEVFSFSMDAVLLARFASIPRRGRILDMCTGNGVVPILLSTRTGAPIEGIEIQPRLADMARRSVEMNDLQDQITIHEGDLRELYKEKGYGAYDLITVNPPYMPMNGSDLKLNEHQAIARHEIHCTLEEVIESCARLLRQGGKMSMVHKPLRLAEIITLMSKYRIEPKVIRFVHPRVNMEANMVLIEGIRDGKPEVRLKPPLIVYDEQGNYGPDFMEIYYGTHKDETNE; this comes from the coding sequence ATGAAATTGAAAGAAGTGTTATTGCAACCATCCGAGCGGATTGATGATCTGCTTACCCATGAGCTTGGCATCATCCAGAGTGAGGAGGTATTCAGCTTTTCCATGGACGCCGTCCTGCTCGCCAGGTTTGCCAGCATTCCGCGCAGGGGCCGTATTTTGGATATGTGCACGGGAAACGGAGTTGTTCCGATCCTGCTGTCAACACGTACAGGAGCGCCGATCGAGGGGATTGAGATTCAGCCCAGACTTGCAGACATGGCCAGACGGAGCGTCGAGATGAATGATCTGCAGGATCAGATCACGATTCATGAAGGAGATCTGCGGGAACTGTACAAGGAAAAAGGGTATGGAGCGTACGACCTGATTACGGTCAACCCGCCTTATATGCCGATGAACGGCAGCGACTTGAAGCTGAATGAGCACCAGGCGATTGCCAGGCATGAAATTCACTGTACGCTTGAGGAAGTAATTGAATCCTGTGCAAGACTGCTTCGCCAAGGCGGGAAGATGAGCATGGTCCACAAGCCCCTGCGGCTGGCAGAAATCATTACGCTGATGAGCAAATACCGGATTGAGCCCAAAGTCATCCGCTTTGTCCATCCGCGCGTGAATATGGAAGCGAACATGGTGCTTATCGAGGGGATTCGGGACGGGAAGCCTGAGGTTCGGCTGAAGCCCCCGCTGATCGTGTATGATGAGCAAGGAAACTATGGACCGGATTTTATGGAAATTTACTACGGAACACATAAGGATGAGACGAACGAATGA
- the rsmI gene encoding 16S rRNA (cytidine(1402)-2'-O)-methyltransferase has protein sequence MRNLIQQSYADQGEGSPGSLYLVATPIGNLEDMTYRAVRILQECDIIAAEDTRQSRKLLTHFEIPAKPLFSYHEHNKAASGPEIIRYIIEGKNVALVSDAGLPAISDPGSDLVSLAIEAGISVIPIPGANAALSALIVSGLPTERFTFIGFLPRERKDIVQQLQALQSAQGTLLFYESPHRVKKTLEILQEVLGNRKVTLARELTKRYEEFLRGTISECLDWLTEHPPLGEYCLVVEAGSAEEELKEKNAWWQELSLQEHVEHYEREGLSRKDAMKKTASDRGVSKRDIYNALLTDS, from the coding sequence ATGAGAAATCTTATACAGCAAAGTTATGCCGACCAGGGAGAGGGGAGCCCGGGCTCTCTGTATTTGGTGGCAACGCCGATCGGTAATTTGGAGGATATGACCTATCGAGCCGTGCGCATCCTTCAGGAGTGCGATATTATCGCCGCAGAGGATACGAGGCAGTCACGCAAGCTGCTGACCCATTTCGAAATTCCGGCCAAACCGCTGTTTAGTTATCACGAGCATAATAAGGCGGCCAGCGGGCCTGAAATCATACGTTATATAATAGAAGGAAAAAATGTGGCACTCGTCAGCGACGCCGGTCTGCCGGCGATTTCGGACCCTGGCAGTGATCTGGTTTCACTTGCGATTGAAGCGGGCATTTCGGTCATTCCGATCCCGGGGGCCAATGCCGCTCTTTCCGCCTTAATCGTTTCGGGTTTGCCGACCGAACGGTTTACGTTTATCGGCTTTTTGCCGCGGGAGCGCAAAGATATCGTCCAGCAGCTGCAAGCTTTGCAATCGGCGCAGGGAACGTTATTATTTTATGAATCTCCGCATCGCGTGAAAAAGACCCTGGAGATCTTGCAGGAGGTACTGGGAAATCGGAAGGTGACCTTGGCTCGCGAACTAACCAAGCGCTACGAGGAGTTCTTGCGCGGAACAATCTCCGAATGTCTGGACTGGCTCACGGAGCATCCGCCGCTGGGAGAATATTGTTTGGTGGTTGAAGCCGGCAGTGCAGAAGAGGAGCTTAAAGAGAAAAATGCCTGGTGGCAGGAGCTTTCGCTCCAGGAGCATGTGGAACATTATGAGCGGGAAGGACTAAGCCGCAAGGATGCCATGAAAAAAACCGCGAGTGATCGCGGTGTATCGAAGCGGGATATTTATAATGCACTCCTGACGGATTCGTGA
- a CDS encoding AbrB/MazE/SpoVT family DNA-binding domain-containing protein, translating to MMKSTGIVRKVDELGRVVIPIELRRTLGIGEKDALEIYVDGERIMLKKYEPACIFCGNAENVTYFKGKIVCHECISEIPTPVTN from the coding sequence ATGATGAAATCAACAGGAATTGTAAGGAAAGTCGATGAGCTTGGACGGGTCGTCATTCCAATTGAGTTACGCCGTACGCTCGGAATTGGTGAGAAAGATGCATTGGAGATTTATGTAGACGGCGAACGCATCATGCTTAAGAAATATGAGCCTGCCTGCATCTTCTGTGGTAACGCTGAGAATGTCACTTACTTCAAAGGTAAAATTGTTTGCCATGAATGTATCTCGGAAATCCCTACACCTGTGACAAATTAA
- a CDS encoding HD domain-containing protein gives MHSPISEEKVFKDPVHNYIHVQDDIIWRLIDTPEFQRLRRVRQLGTSFLTFHGAEHSRFSHSLGVYEITRRIISQFERRGYSDWPAEERQVALCAALLHDLGHGPFSHSIEEAFHMNHEDWTCRILLGDTCVNQVLRELGADFPEKVASVINKTYDKPIVINLVTSPLDADRMDYLLRDAYYTGVNYGTIDIDRILRMLRPYRDRVVVKESGMHAVEDYLMSRYQMYWQVYFHPVTRSSEIILRQIFRRAKELHDRGYAFRFMIEPLPALFSGNIGVNQYLRLDEALIQTAFLQWTEEEDPLLSELCGRFMHRKLYKYVEIDNIDLETIDGIRHAFSAVGLHPEYDLEIDFPTDLPYDKVHSDMPLNEKQILLLDRHDELKEISEVSDIVRSISGIHKGRYHLYYPEEKVSPLLAQMPEKIASVFKQQH, from the coding sequence ATGCATTCACCAATTTCGGAAGAAAAAGTGTTTAAGGATCCCGTCCACAATTATATTCATGTGCAAGACGATATCATATGGCGATTAATCGATACCCCGGAATTCCAGCGGCTCCGCCGGGTGAGACAGCTCGGGACTTCATTTCTGACCTTTCACGGGGCCGAGCACAGCCGATTCTCCCATTCACTGGGAGTCTATGAAATTACGAGAAGAATCATCTCTCAATTCGAACGGAGGGGGTACTCCGATTGGCCTGCCGAGGAAAGGCAAGTTGCCCTCTGCGCGGCTCTGCTGCATGATTTGGGGCATGGGCCCTTTTCTCATTCTATAGAAGAAGCTTTTCATATGAATCACGAGGATTGGACATGCCGGATCCTGCTTGGGGATACTTGCGTCAATCAGGTACTGCGGGAGCTTGGAGCGGATTTCCCCGAGAAAGTGGCTTCGGTTATTAACAAAACCTACGACAAGCCGATTGTGATAAACCTGGTCACTAGTCCGCTGGATGCAGACCGGATGGATTATTTGTTAAGGGATGCGTATTATACGGGAGTCAATTACGGAACGATTGATATTGACCGGATCTTGCGGATGCTGCGGCCGTACCGGGATCGGGTCGTCGTGAAGGAATCGGGTATGCATGCCGTAGAGGATTACCTGATGTCAAGGTATCAGATGTACTGGCAGGTGTATTTTCATCCTGTCACCCGAAGCTCCGAAATTATCCTGCGCCAAATTTTCCGCCGGGCCAAGGAACTGCATGACCGTGGATATGCTTTTCGTTTCATGATCGAACCGCTTCCTGCGTTGTTTTCGGGGAATATCGGGGTGAATCAATATCTGCGCCTTGATGAAGCTCTGATCCAAACGGCCTTTCTGCAATGGACGGAGGAGGAAGATCCTCTTCTTAGCGAATTATGCGGCCGTTTCATGCACCGAAAGCTCTACAAATATGTAGAAATCGACAACATCGATCTGGAGACCATCGACGGGATACGCCACGCATTCAGTGCCGTGGGATTGCATCCGGAATATGACCTGGAGATTGATTTTCCAACGGATCTTCCTTATGATAAGGTTCATTCCGATATGCCGCTTAACGAGAAGCAAATCCTGCTTCTGGATCGGCATGATGAGCTGAAGGAAATCTCGGAAGTATCCGATATTGTACGCTCGATCAGCGGCATTCATAAAGGACGGTACCACCTTTATTATCCGGAGGAGAAGGTAAGTCCGCTGCTGGCTCAAATGCCGGAGAAGATAGCCAGTGTATTTAAACAACAACATTAA
- a CDS encoding TatD family hydrolase, translating into MLFDTHTHMDAPQFDEDREEAIQRALEAGVTRMINIGFNRETIPTTMKLAETYDFIYAAVGWHPVDAITMEDQDLDWIASLCSHEKVVAIGEIGLDYYWDTSPKEVQHRVLRRQIGLARELNMPIVIHNRDAHEDIVRILREEKASEVGGVMHSFSGSWETAKICLDMGFHISFGGPITFKNAKQPKEVLAQVPLDRLLIETDSPYLTPHPFRGKRNETAYVKLVAEAAAEIRGLSYEELAQITTQNALERFGI; encoded by the coding sequence ATGTTGTTCGACACGCACACTCATATGGATGCTCCCCAATTCGACGAAGACCGGGAAGAGGCAATCCAGCGGGCGCTCGAAGCCGGCGTGACCCGGATGATCAATATTGGATTTAACCGGGAGACGATTCCGACTACGATGAAGCTGGCAGAAACTTATGATTTTATATATGCAGCGGTAGGCTGGCATCCTGTAGACGCCATTACCATGGAGGATCAGGACCTGGATTGGATCGCCTCTTTGTGCAGTCACGAGAAAGTGGTGGCTATAGGAGAGATCGGTTTGGACTATTATTGGGATACGTCTCCGAAAGAAGTTCAGCACCGAGTGCTTCGGCGTCAGATCGGACTGGCCCGGGAATTGAACATGCCGATTGTCATTCATAATCGGGATGCGCATGAAGATATCGTGAGAATTTTGCGCGAGGAAAAAGCCTCCGAGGTGGGCGGTGTCATGCATTCTTTCTCCGGAAGCTGGGAAACGGCCAAAATATGTCTCGATATGGGATTCCATATTTCGTTTGGCGGGCCGATTACCTTCAAAAATGCAAAGCAGCCCAAAGAGGTTTTGGCGCAGGTTCCGCTTGATCGATTATTGATCGAAACGGACTCCCCTTACCTAACACCTCATCCCTTCCGCGGGAAACGAAATGAGACCGCTTATGTAAAATTGGTGGCGGAGGCGGCAGCCGAAATTAGAGGGTTGTCCTATGAGGAATTGGCCCAAATTACCACCCAAAATGCGCTGGAACGATTTGGTATTTAA
- a CDS encoding 3D domain-containing protein, producing MGIFQPEETHESQSSSMSYALRWKHDNLRQLMLLGAMGAVTVSLLISLVVHDQAGKEVQLVVDGRVTTVETRGSLLQELLDEQAITLSPQDQISMPLNGAIQDGDRIIIDRAIPVKVTVGSTTKTIFTSQDTVDHVLKEAGITIQGEDIVQPAQNTKLTSNMNIDVVRVTKQKVKETEDRNFRVIKTADPSLERGDNRVIQRGEPGLMVNHYEKVYHNGKLVSKTKVSQEIERRTKDKIIAVGTKKVEKPVIVQAAATDVKAKPAKLSGTKKVTTAKAVENNVVSRAGVDFKYSKVLNNVSMTAYSAEQQGIGTRTASGTRVTEGRTIAVDPNIIPIGWWVYIEGIGFRRAEDTGGAIKGNKIDVYYDSLKSAINFGRKSGRTVYVIGPVKPELN from the coding sequence GTGGGCATTTTTCAACCTGAAGAAACCCATGAATCACAATCATCCAGCATGTCTTACGCATTGAGATGGAAGCATGACAATTTGCGTCAACTGATGTTGCTCGGTGCCATGGGTGCCGTTACGGTATCACTTCTCATATCGTTGGTCGTACATGATCAGGCAGGCAAGGAGGTTCAGCTTGTCGTCGATGGTCGTGTCACCACAGTAGAAACACGTGGATCATTGCTGCAGGAATTGCTGGATGAGCAAGCGATCACGTTGAGTCCTCAGGATCAGATTTCGATGCCTTTAAACGGCGCGATCCAGGATGGAGACCGGATCATCATTGACCGGGCAATTCCAGTCAAAGTTACAGTAGGCAGCACAACCAAAACCATATTTACATCCCAGGATACGGTTGATCATGTACTTAAAGAGGCTGGTATTACGATCCAGGGTGAAGATATAGTACAACCGGCACAGAACACGAAGCTGACCAGCAATATGAATATCGATGTCGTTCGCGTCACGAAACAAAAAGTTAAAGAGACGGAGGATCGCAATTTCCGCGTGATCAAAACAGCCGACCCATCGCTTGAGAGAGGGGATAACCGCGTTATTCAGCGGGGCGAGCCTGGTCTCATGGTGAACCATTATGAGAAGGTCTACCACAATGGCAAGCTGGTTTCCAAGACGAAGGTCTCCCAAGAGATTGAACGCAGAACGAAGGATAAAATCATTGCTGTTGGCACGAAAAAAGTAGAGAAGCCTGTCATCGTTCAGGCGGCAGCCACCGATGTAAAGGCTAAACCGGCTAAATTGTCCGGCACGAAAAAAGTAACGACCGCCAAGGCTGTCGAGAACAACGTGGTTTCTCGGGCAGGCGTTGATTTTAAATACAGCAAGGTATTGAACAACGTGTCGATGACGGCGTATTCCGCTGAGCAGCAGGGAATCGGTACACGCACTGCATCCGGTACACGCGTTACAGAAGGACGCACCATCGCCGTTGATCCTAACATCATCCCGATCGGCTGGTGGGTCTATATCGAAGGCATTGGCTTCCGTCGTGCAGAAGATACGGGCGGTGCCATCAAAGGCAACAAAATCGATGTGTATTATGATTCACTGAAATCGGCCATAAACTTCGGCCGGAAGAGCGGCCGCACCGTTTACGTGATCGGTCCGGTTAAACCTGAATTGAACTAG
- the rnmV gene encoding ribonuclease M5 encodes MIKEVIVVEGRDDTVAIKRAVEADTIETGGSAINKQILKRIALAQERRGVIILTDPDHAGERIRKIVDQGVPGCKHAFIPEADATRKGDIGVENASPEAIRRALERVHTSFEGGESLISLEDMLEAGLSAHPEAAARRMTMGNLLGIGYCNSKQFHKRLAMFQISREEFLAALSQLEEGGVSQ; translated from the coding sequence ATGATTAAAGAAGTGATTGTTGTGGAAGGCAGAGACGATACCGTTGCCATTAAACGGGCCGTAGAAGCAGATACGATCGAAACGGGCGGCTCAGCGATCAATAAACAAATCCTGAAACGCATAGCGCTTGCTCAGGAGCGCAGAGGCGTTATTATATTAACCGATCCTGACCATGCAGGGGAGCGGATCCGCAAAATTGTGGATCAGGGTGTCCCTGGCTGCAAGCATGCCTTTATTCCGGAAGCGGATGCTACCCGCAAAGGGGATATCGGCGTAGAGAATGCCTCGCCAGAAGCGATACGGCGTGCGCTGGAGCGGGTACATACCTCCTTTGAGGGCGGAGAGAGCCTGATCAGTCTGGAGGACATGCTGGAGGCAGGATTATCAGCCCATCCGGAGGCTGCTGCAAGGCGTATGACGATGGGAAACCTGCTCGGGATCGGATATTGCAACAGCAAGCAATTCCATAAACGATTGGCCATGTTTCAAATATCGCGGGAAGAATTTCTGGCCGCACTTTCACAGCTGGAAGAAGGGGGCGTAAGCCAATGA
- the rsmA gene encoding 16S rRNA (adenine(1518)-N(6)/adenine(1519)-N(6))-dimethyltransferase RsmA has protein sequence MNRIEDISTPRRTKEIISRHGFSFKKSLGQNFLIDQNILYKIVEAAGLDEDKGALEIGPGIGALTEKLAQTAGTVTAVEIDQRLIPILREVLEPYENVKVHHGDVLKVDLHELFRQDFAGVSKVSVVANLPYYVTTPILMKLLEEKLPLENIVVMIQKEVAERMAAAPGSKDYGSLSIAVQYYSEPKLVCIVPHTVFIPQPNVASAVIRLAVREQPPVSVEDESFFFEVVQASFAQRRKTIANNLKSRFFPGEGRERLEQLLQEAGIEPSRRGETLSIEEYARLSNILYNADIR, from the coding sequence ATGAATCGGATCGAGGATATATCAACACCAAGACGGACGAAGGAGATCATCTCACGGCATGGATTCTCCTTCAAGAAGAGTCTGGGTCAAAACTTTCTCATCGATCAGAATATATTGTATAAAATCGTGGAGGCTGCAGGACTGGATGAAGATAAGGGAGCGCTTGAGATCGGTCCTGGGATCGGTGCGTTAACCGAGAAGCTGGCACAGACGGCAGGAACCGTCACCGCGGTCGAAATTGATCAGCGCCTGATTCCCATCTTGCGGGAGGTCCTGGAGCCCTATGAGAATGTGAAGGTGCATCATGGGGATGTCCTGAAGGTGGATCTTCATGAGCTGTTCCGTCAGGATTTTGCGGGCGTATCGAAGGTAAGTGTGGTTGCGAATCTGCCGTATTATGTGACGACGCCGATTCTCATGAAGCTGCTGGAGGAGAAGCTGCCGCTGGAGAATATCGTGGTGATGATTCAGAAAGAAGTGGCAGAGCGGATGGCGGCCGCACCGGGAAGCAAGGATTACGGCAGCCTTAGCATTGCCGTTCAATATTACAGTGAGCCTAAGCTGGTCTGTATTGTGCCGCATACGGTGTTTATTCCGCAGCCGAATGTCGCTTCGGCCGTTATTCGCTTGGCGGTACGGGAACAGCCTCCTGTCAGCGTAGAAGATGAAAGCTTCTTCTTCGAGGTGGTCCAGGCCTCTTTCGCACAGCGGAGGAAGACGATTGCCAACAATCTGAAGAGCCGGTTCTTTCCGGGAGAAGGCCGTGAACGGCTGGAGCAGCTGCTGCAGGAGGCGGGCATCGAGCCTTCACGGCGCGGCGAGACCCTTAGTATTGAAGAGTATGCCCGGCTTAGCAACATATTGTACAACGCGGATATTCGTTAA
- the yabG gene encoding sporulation peptidase YabG: MNLGDLVVRKSYGGDVTFRVEGMRQNNNIVIKGTEFRLLADAPVDDLVTVPHPTLSERTKQAQIKANESLDRLQKHRQEQSERQLASLRNIEGGQLADKGYFDVPGKVLHLDGDPQYLKKSLTLYNQLRVPAEGHYINESGMADSLYRLLPRVRPDIVVITGHDGVLKRRQPYDLYSLDSYKNSHNFVTAIQVARQYERNLDSLVIVAGACQSHFEALLQAGANFASSPGRILIHALDPVYVAAKAAYTSVRDTVNIHDVVHHTISGSQGVGGIETRGSYRIGLPKLQDLSTLKVTPSVS; this comes from the coding sequence ATGAACTTGGGAGACTTGGTCGTTCGTAAATCCTACGGCGGCGATGTAACGTTCCGGGTAGAAGGCATGCGGCAAAATAACAATATCGTCATCAAAGGGACGGAATTCCGGTTACTGGCCGATGCTCCCGTTGATGATCTGGTCACGGTCCCGCATCCCACCTTAAGCGAACGAACAAAGCAGGCACAGATCAAAGCCAATGAGTCGCTGGACCGCCTGCAGAAGCACAGACAGGAGCAGAGCGAGCGTCAACTGGCCAGCCTGCGCAATATCGAAGGCGGCCAGCTTGCGGATAAAGGATATTTTGACGTGCCGGGCAAAGTGCTGCATTTGGATGGGGATCCCCAATACCTGAAGAAGAGTTTGACCTTGTATAATCAGCTTCGGGTCCCAGCGGAAGGCCATTATATCAATGAGTCGGGGATGGCCGATTCATTATATCGTCTTCTTCCGCGGGTAAGACCTGATATCGTGGTAATTACAGGTCATGATGGAGTTCTGAAGAGACGACAGCCATACGATTTATATAGCCTGGACAGCTATAAAAATTCACACAACTTTGTCACGGCCATTCAGGTAGCACGTCAATATGAGCGGAATCTGGATTCCCTGGTCATTGTAGCCGGAGCGTGCCAATCGCATTTTGAAGCGCTGCTGCAGGCAGGAGCCAATTTTGCCAGCTCGCCGGGGCGAATCCTCATTCATGCCCTGGATCCCGTCTACGTTGCCGCCAAGGCAGCCTATACGTCGGTCAGGGATACCGTGAACATTCATGATGTCGTTCATCATACGATCAGCGGCAGCCAGGGCGTGGGCGGAATCGAGACGAGAGGCAGCTACCGGATCGGTCTGCCCAAGCTGCAGGATTTGTCCACATTGAAGGTTACGCCTTCGGTCAGTTAG
- the veg gene encoding biofilm formation stimulator Veg yields the protein MAKNALLEIKRSLDAHLGQKITLRANGGRRKTVERTGVLEETYPSVFIVKLDQDQQTFKRVSYSYADILTETVEIMVTGDDNEMRITYIKS from the coding sequence ATGGCTAAAAACGCGCTGTTGGAAATCAAACGCAGTCTCGATGCCCATTTAGGGCAAAAAATTACGCTTCGGGCTAACGGTGGCCGTCGGAAGACCGTCGAGCGTACTGGTGTTTTGGAAGAAACGTACCCTTCTGTTTTCATTGTGAAGCTGGATCAAGACCAGCAAACTTTTAAACGTGTGTCCTACAGTTATGCCGATATTCTGACCGAAACCGTGGAAATCATGGTAACCGGTGATGACAACGAGATGCGAATCACCTATATCAAGTCATAA